The Haloplanus sp. CK5-1 genome segment TCATCCAGCGCTTGCGGTCTGCGGCCTCCTGTGCCTCGGCCTCGCGTTCGAGGTCGGTGGCGTCCAACCCTTCGAGGGCGTCGAGTGCGCGGTCGATGCCGATGATGCTCTCGGCCAACCGCTCGCCTTCGTCGAAACTCACCGCCCCCTCCTCGATGCGTTCGAGCCGCTGGATGCGCTCGCGCCGGAGGTTCCGCTTCGCCCGCTCGACTCGGTCACGCTCGCCCGGCGGCACCGTCTCGCGGCGCTTGATCTCGAAGACGAACTCCTGGAGGTCCACCTCCTCCCCCTGGACCGCGATGGTCTCGGGGATCTCTGCCCCCACCGTCGCGGCCTCGCGCTCGACGCGTTCGAGGAGTTGTTTGCGCTCGAACTCTTTCACGACTCCCCGTTGGCGGGCAGCTCACTTCGCTCCTTCGCCGTCTCGGTGTACGGCTCCTCTATGTCCGGGTCGCCGCCGAGCGCGCTTCCGGCCTGTCGCGTGACGAGGTCGAAGACCGCGACCACCGGAAAGAGGACGCGCTCGACGGGTCGGATCGGCCGGGCCGTCCGGAGCGACCACGCTTCGGCGTTGCCGAGACCGTACGACTTCGGCAGGATCTCGCCGAAGACGAGGACGACGCTGCTGGCGACGACGGTCGTCAGGAGGACGGCGGTGCCCTCGGCGAAGTGGTTCGCGAAGAGGACCGCGAGGATGCTGGAGATGGCGACGTTGACGACGTTGTTACCGACGAGCAGCGTCACCAGCAGGCGGTGGGGATCCTCGCGGAGGTCGGCGACGATGCTCGCACGCCCGTCGCCGGCGGCCACGCGGCCGTCGAGC includes the following:
- a CDS encoding DUF5788 family protein; this translates as MKEFERKQLLERVEREAATVGAEIPETIAVQGEEVDLQEFVFEIKRRETVPPGERDRVERAKRNLRRERIQRLERIEEGAVSFDEGERLAESIIGIDRALDALEGLDATDLEREAEAQEAADRKRWMKFLRKALGHDDTSHNTRGRT
- a CDS encoding DUF21 domain-containing protein, which encodes MSVVLVGLLVASAFFSSTEIAVFSLSTEWLDGRVAAGDGRASIVADLREDPHRLLVTLLVGNNVVNVAISSILAVLFANHFAEGTAVLLTTVVASSVVLVFGEILPKSYGLGNAEAWSLRTARPIRPVERVLFPVVAVFDLVTRQAGSALGGDPDIEEPYTETAKERSELPANGES